One Equus quagga isolate Etosha38 chromosome 5, UCLA_HA_Equagga_1.0, whole genome shotgun sequence genomic window carries:
- the KIAA2013 gene encoding uncharacterized protein KIAA2013 homolog encodes MWLQQRLKGLPGLLSSSWARRLLGLLGLLLLLLWLAGSGARQAAGGLHLLPWARGEPGAAEPAACLEAATRAWRGLRERGEAVPLGPGVPALVANGFLALDVAANRLWVTPGEREPAVAPDFLPFVQLRPLSALSEAGESVLLLREGLLRRVRCLQLGTPAPGPAAAVAGPASASGLVTGSGRDCVLLQEDFLAHRGRPHVYLQRIQLNNPTERVAALQTVGPTAGPPPRAFTSTLEKVGDHQFLLYSGRSPPVATGLVHLVVVAAKKLVNRLQVAPKTQLDETVLWVVHVSGPVNPQVLKSKAAKELKVLQDLARKEMLELLEMPAAELLHDHQRLWAQLFSPGVEMKKITDAHTPSGLTVNLTLYYMLSCSPAPLLSPNLSHRERDQMESTLNYEDHCFSGHATMHAENLWPGQLSSVQQILQLSDLWKLTLQKRGCKGLVKVGAPGILQGMVLSFGGLQFTENHLQFQADPDVLHNSYALHGIRYKNDHINLAVLVDTEGKPYLHVSVESRGQPIKIYACEAGCLDEPVELTSAPQGHVFSVMVTQPITPLLYISTDLTHLQDLRHTLHLKAILAHDEHMAQQDPGLPFLFWFSVASLITLFHLFLFKLIYNEYCGPGAKPFFRSKEDPSV; translated from the exons ATGTGGCTGCAGCAGCGGCTGAAGGGACTGCCGGGACTGCTGTCGAGCAGCTGGGCCCGCCGCCTGCTCGGCCTCCTcggcctcctgctgctgctgctgtggctcGCGGGCTCCGGGGCGCGGCAGGCGGCGGGCGGCCTGCACCTGCTGCCCTGGGCCCGCGGCGAGCCGGGCGCCGCCGAGCCCGCTGCCTGCCTGGAGGCGGCCACCCGCGCCTGGCGCGGCCTGCGGGAGCGCGGCGAGGCTGTACCGCTGGGTCCTGGAGTGCCGGCCCTGGTGGCCAACGGCTTCCTTGCCCTGGACGTGGCTGCCAACCGGCTGTGGGTGACCCCCGGGGAGCGGGAGCCCGCCGTGGCGCCGGACTTCTTGCCCTTCGTACAGCTGCGCCCGCTGAGCGCGCTTTCCGAAGCTGGAGAGTCGGTGCTATTGCTGCGGGAGGGGCTGCTGCGCCGGGTGCGTTGCCTGCAGCTCGGGACCCCAGCTCCCGGCCCTGCGGCCGCCGTCGCCGGACCCGCCTCAGCCTCCGGCCTTGTCACGGGATCCGGCCGCGACTGCGTGCTGCTGCAAGAGGACTTTCTGGCGCACCGGGGCCGACCCCACGTCTACCTGCAGCGCATCCAGCTCAACAACCCCACGGAGCGCGTGGCCGCGCTGCAGACTGTGGGGCCCACCGCCGGCCCGCCCCCCAGGGCCTTCACCAGTACCCTGGAGAAGGTCGGAGACCATCAGTTCCTCCTCTACTCGGGCCGGTCTCCCCCCGTTGCCACGGGGCTGGTGCACCTGGTGGTGGTAGCTGCCAAGAAGTTAGTGAACCGGCTCCAAGTGGCTCCCAAGACGCAGCTGGACGAGACGGTGCTGTGGGTGGTGCATGTCTCAGGCCCCGTTAATCCCCAGGTGCTCAAAAGCAAAGCAGCCAAGGAGCTCAAGGTGCTCCAGGACTTGGCACGGAAGGAAATGCTGGAGCTCTTGGAGATGCCGGCAGCCGAGCTACTTCATGACCACCAGCGCCTCTGGGCTCAGCTCTTCAGCCCAG GAGTGGAAATGAAGAAGATCACGGATGCCCACACCCCGTCCGGCCTGACCGTGAACCTGACGCTGTACTACATGCTCTCCTGCTCACCAGCCCCGCTGCTCAGCCCCAACCTGAGCCACAGGGAGCGAGACCAGATGGAGTCGACGCTCAACTACGAAgatcactgcttcagtggccacgCCACCATGCATGCCGAGAACCTCTGGCCGGGCCAGCTGTCCTCCGTCCAGCAGATCCTGCAGCTCTCTGACCTGTGGAAGCTGACCCTGCAGAAGCGCGGCTGCAAGGGGCTGGTGAAGGTGGGCGCCCCAGGCATCCTGCAGGGCATGGTGCTCAGCTTCGGTGGGCTGCAGTTCACCGAGAACCACCTCCAGTTCCAGGCCGACCCTGACGTGTTACACAACAGCTACGCCTTGCACGGCATCCGCTACAAGAATGACCACATCAACCTGGCCGTGCTTGTGGACACTGAGGGCAAGCCATACCTGCACGTGTCCGTGGAGTCCCGCGGCCAGCCGATCAAGATCTACGCCTGTGAGGCGGGCTGCCTGGACGAGCCCGTGGAGCTGACCTCGGCGCCCCAGGGCCACGTCTTCTCGGTCATGGTGACGCAGCCCATCACGCCCCTGCTCTACATCTCCACCGACCTCACGCACCTGCAGGACCTGCGGCACACGCTGCATCTCAAGGCCATCTTGGCCCACGACGAGCACATGGCCCAGCAGGACCCCGGGCTGCCCTTCCTCTTCTGGTTCAGCGTGGCTTCCCTCATCACCCTCTTCCACCTCTTCCTCTTCAAGCTCATCTACAACGAGTACTGTGGGCCCGGGGCCAAGCCCTTCTTCAGGAGCAAG GAAGATCCCAGTGTCTGA